One part of the Pirellulales bacterium genome encodes these proteins:
- a CDS encoding Gfo/Idh/MocA family oxidoreductase, giving the protein MPVLSTKLPVRIAIIGAGKVSDYHHVPGIRVDPRAKLVAACDADPKLLEARRKDWEIDKVTNDFEAICSDPEIDAVIIATPNFTHKPIALAAANYGKHIICEKPLGLNAGEVRDIYVAAREAGVVHMTAFTYRFAPAMRYLRHLVKSGALGQPRHFRSQRFLDWPETSWGWRQYQEKAGAGDLFDMTIHRIDFAIDIVGPIERVCGAVARFAPRTATTDGKQCPPSDVDDWSSLLAQFKNGATGVWEGTTLAKGYGRGGFGHEWAEINGSEGSAVYQLHQPNAILLGRTGDDLSPQPVPTEFLKPDGSPRSLTDGEPATLFRYDLMWEFVSAIAEGREAVPSFYDGLNSQIVADAVLQSHAERRWVDIPLAER; this is encoded by the coding sequence ATGCCCGTACTATCGACAAAACTGCCGGTGCGCATCGCGATTATCGGCGCTGGCAAGGTGAGCGATTACCACCATGTACCCGGAATCCGGGTCGATCCGCGCGCTAAGCTGGTGGCGGCCTGCGACGCCGACCCGAAGCTGCTCGAGGCTCGCCGCAAAGATTGGGAAATTGATAAGGTCACGAACGATTTCGAGGCGATTTGCAGCGACCCCGAAATCGACGCGGTCATCATCGCCACGCCGAATTTCACCCACAAGCCAATCGCATTGGCCGCCGCCAACTATGGCAAGCACATCATATGCGAAAAGCCGCTTGGTCTGAACGCCGGCGAAGTTCGCGACATCTATGTGGCCGCTCGCGAGGCGGGGGTGGTACACATGACGGCGTTTACGTATCGTTTTGCTCCAGCGATGCGTTATTTGCGACACTTGGTCAAATCGGGCGCGCTTGGCCAGCCGCGGCATTTTCGCAGCCAGCGGTTCTTGGACTGGCCGGAAACGAGCTGGGGCTGGCGACAATATCAGGAAAAGGCTGGGGCTGGCGATTTATTCGACATGACGATTCACCGCATCGATTTTGCGATCGACATCGTCGGACCGATCGAGCGAGTCTGCGGCGCCGTGGCGCGATTTGCCCCGCGAACAGCGACCACCGATGGAAAACAATGTCCCCCGTCGGACGTGGACGATTGGTCAAGCCTGCTGGCCCAGTTCAAGAATGGCGCTACCGGCGTGTGGGAAGGAACGACGCTGGCGAAAGGCTATGGTCGCGGAGGCTTCGGCCACGAATGGGCGGAAATCAACGGCTCGGAAGGCTCTGCCGTGTACCAATTGCACCAGCCGAATGCAATTTTGTTGGGCCGCACTGGCGACGACCTGTCGCCACAACCGGTCCCCACCGAATTCTTAAAGCCTGATGGTAGCCCGCGATCGCTCACCGACGGCGAACCGGCGACACTGTTCCGTTACGACCTCATGTGGGAGTTCGTCTCGGCAATTGCGGAAGGTCGCGAGGCAGTGCCAAGTTTTTATGA
- a CDS encoding GNAT family N-acetyltransferase yields the protein MSTLMLVRFKSLAEFIPAIEAWNDLWRRSLNGADLTAPSASGESIQLWLQHFASSSRFVALAVEQDGQLVAALPLVERRVKGAFSVGSLPTNHWCWAGDLLVDPTADVGCALEMLAAEVRRLPWPLLWFEMAPLESPRWKAFLAALKFVGSSFVASEKFRIGTVEIASQLGRNWEAYQTAWSGNHRRHMRKAVRRSNEEGGVELEIRHPTSTNDLEWLLREAFEVENRSWKGHAQTSVLSNLIVWSFYKQQAAAIARQGQLEIAFLRHRGEAIAFEYGWHAGGVYYTPKVGYDDAFSRFSPGQVLRALRYEKAFADHNVRSIDFYGPLSEATAKWATRTYPVSRLVVETGGTGGRTLLWAYQNLWGGVRKWRRRGEESKRLDIVQVDEAEPAPLDAQG from the coding sequence ATGTCTACGCTCATGCTTGTCCGATTCAAGAGCCTTGCCGAATTTATCCCTGCCATCGAAGCTTGGAACGATCTATGGCGACGCAGTCTCAATGGCGCGGATCTCACCGCGCCATCGGCCAGCGGAGAATCCATCCAACTGTGGCTGCAACATTTTGCTTCGAGCAGCCGGTTCGTTGCGCTGGCCGTTGAGCAAGACGGCCAATTGGTCGCAGCCTTGCCGCTGGTCGAGCGGCGGGTGAAAGGGGCGTTTTCGGTCGGCTCGCTCCCGACAAACCACTGGTGCTGGGCCGGCGATCTGCTGGTCGATCCGACGGCCGATGTTGGCTGCGCATTGGAAATGTTGGCTGCTGAAGTGCGGCGATTGCCTTGGCCGCTGTTGTGGTTCGAAATGGCCCCACTGGAATCGCCTCGCTGGAAAGCGTTTCTGGCTGCATTGAAATTCGTCGGCAGTTCGTTCGTCGCCAGCGAAAAATTCCGCATCGGAACCGTCGAAATCGCATCGCAACTTGGCCGTAATTGGGAAGCGTATCAAACCGCCTGGTCGGGAAATCACCGGCGGCATATGCGAAAAGCAGTTCGCCGGTCGAATGAAGAAGGGGGAGTCGAGCTTGAAATTCGCCACCCAACATCGACCAATGATCTCGAATGGCTGTTGCGCGAAGCGTTTGAAGTCGAAAACCGCAGTTGGAAAGGCCACGCCCAAACCTCTGTTCTGAGCAACCTAATCGTCTGGAGTTTCTACAAGCAACAGGCTGCGGCCATTGCCCGACAAGGGCAGCTTGAAATCGCCTTTCTTCGTCATCGGGGAGAGGCCATTGCGTTTGAATACGGCTGGCACGCCGGTGGCGTTTATTACACGCCAAAAGTTGGCTACGACGATGCATTCAGCCGATTCAGCCCCGGCCAAGTGCTGCGAGCATTACGGTATGAGAAAGCGTTTGCTGATCACAACGTGCGGTCGATCGATTTCTACGGCCCGTTGAGCGAAGCAACCGCGAAGTGGGCCACCCGGACGTATCCCGTCAGCCGATTGGTTGTCGAAACCGGCGGCACCGGTGGCCGTACACTATTATGGGCGTATCAAAACCTGTGGGGCGGCGTCCGCAAATGGCGACGGCGGGGCGAAGAATCGAAGCGGCTGGACATCGTACAAGTTGACGAAGCCGAACCGGCCCCCCTGGATGCACAAGGCTAG
- a CDS encoding HAD family phosphatase → MPVNPSLLAVAFDLDGLMFNTEELYQEVGAELLRRRGKEFVPELLHQMMGRPQAIALQMMIDWHSLSDTVEVLSAETKEVFVELLDHRLALMPGLAELLDALEFAEIPKAVVTSSGPKFTCDVLGRFNLESRFSFIVTCEDVQIGKPDPEIYLQAAARFGVAPQRMMALEDSANGCRAAVAAGSFAVAVPAEHSITHQFPGAALVAETLRDPRIYIALGIRTFSS, encoded by the coding sequence ATGCCCGTAAATCCGTCTCTGCTCGCCGTCGCTTTCGACCTCGATGGTCTGATGTTTAACACCGAGGAGCTGTACCAAGAGGTCGGCGCCGAGCTGCTTCGCCGCCGCGGCAAGGAGTTTGTGCCGGAATTGTTGCATCAAATGATGGGCCGCCCGCAGGCGATCGCCTTGCAAATGATGATCGATTGGCATTCGCTATCCGATACGGTAGAAGTTCTGAGCGCTGAAACGAAAGAAGTGTTTGTCGAACTGCTCGATCACCGGCTCGCGCTGATGCCGGGCTTGGCCGAACTGCTTGATGCGCTGGAATTCGCCGAAATTCCCAAGGCGGTCGTCACCAGCAGCGGCCCGAAGTTCACATGCGATGTACTCGGACGATTCAATCTCGAATCGCGCTTTTCGTTCATCGTCACCTGTGAAGATGTGCAGATCGGCAAGCCCGATCCGGAAATTTATCTGCAAGCGGCTGCCCGATTCGGCGTCGCCCCGCAGCGAATGATGGCACTGGAAGATAGCGCCAACGGTTGCCGCGCAGCGGTTGCCGCTGGCTCGTTTGCGGTTGCCGTACCAGCCGAGCATAGCATCACGCACCAATTTCCCGGAGCTGCCTTGGTGGCCGAAACGCTACGCGATCCGAGAATCTATATAGCGCTGGGAATACGAACTTTCAGTAGTTGA
- a CDS encoding CoA pyrophosphatase: MTDNLPELLAARLQPSLPGPLAQRQMEPELSFGRHFGPPRYDARPAAVVALLVQRRGEWFLPLMVRPDSMAHHAGQISLPGGAIEPGESCEEAALRELEEELGVPRMAALLLGQLTPLYVYGTNFLVTPWVAAIRREIVFQPNPAEVAAVLEVPLAHLMDLSHRGEHLQTRGTVVFRAPHFNWSRHQIWGATSMILAELIALI; the protein is encoded by the coding sequence ATGACCGACAATCTTCCCGAATTGCTTGCCGCGCGACTACAACCATCATTGCCCGGCCCCTTGGCGCAGCGGCAGATGGAACCTGAATTGAGTTTTGGCCGGCACTTTGGCCCTCCTCGGTACGATGCTCGTCCGGCGGCCGTCGTTGCGCTGCTCGTCCAGCGGCGCGGCGAGTGGTTTCTGCCTTTGATGGTGCGCCCCGATTCGATGGCCCATCATGCCGGTCAGATCAGTTTACCGGGGGGTGCCATCGAACCGGGCGAAAGCTGCGAAGAAGCTGCGCTGCGCGAGCTGGAGGAAGAACTTGGCGTGCCACGAATGGCCGCGCTGCTGCTTGGGCAACTTACGCCGTTGTATGTCTACGGGACGAATTTTTTAGTGACGCCGTGGGTTGCCGCGATTCGTCGTGAGATTGTTTTTCAGCCAAATCCGGCGGAGGTCGCCGCGGTGTTGGAAGTGCCGCTTGCGCATCTGATGGACTTATCGCACCGCGGCGAACATCTCCAGACTCGCGGCACCGTGGTCTTTCGCGCACCTCATTTCAACTGGTCGAGGCATCAAATTTGGGGCGCGACGAGTATGATCCTTGCCGAATTGATCGCCCTGATCTAG